CTGGCTCCACCAACTTATACGTCCCCATCGTCTAGAGGCCTAGGACACCACCCTTTCACGGTGGCGACCGGGGTTCGAATCCCCGTGGGGACGCCAAGGTTGGCTCGCAACGCTGGTAACAATGTGGAGCGGTAGTTCAGCTGGTTAGAATGCTGGCCTGTCACGCCGGAGGTCGCGGGTTCGAGTCCCGTCCGCTCCGCCACTGTTGAGATGAAAAGCCCGCCTTGTGCGGGCTTTTTGTTTGCCCTGTTGCATGCACACGGCCCGTACGGCTGAATCCCCCCTCCCCCGAATCACTCCGACGCGCGGCAGCGCTGCAGGGTTGCCGTGGAATGCCCCTGCCCGCCCAGATACTCCAACCAGCGGGAGAGAAACCCGTTCATCTGCAGGCGATGCTGGAATACTGTGTGCGCTGGCGGAAACGGGCCCAGCACCTGCCACAGGTGCCGTCCGGGGTGGCAGTGCAGCGCCTCGGCCACGTGGGCATCGGTGTACACACGCAGCTGAGCCGACGGCGAACGATGGCCGGTCTGGGCATCGACAAAGCCGTAGGTCATCTCCAGCTCAAGCGTGTACGGGTGGCGCTCCTGCACAACAAGGTGCAACGGCAAGCCGTCGGAGACGTCGGATAGATATTCGCCAGGCACCAGTTCCTGTGGCGCGAACAAGCGCACCAGCCGATGGTAGTTCTCGGCGTACAGCCCCATCAGGAACTCGAAGCGCCCGGGCAACAGGGAGGTACGACTGTCCAGTACGGCACTCATGTAGAAAAGGCGACTCCGGTGGGTCCGACAAGATTGGGGTAATCAGAACATGGTCCGCTCGATGCCGAAGCGGTCGAAGATCTTGCTGGCGATCTCCTCGATCGACACGTGCGTGGTATTCAGGCACGGCAGGCCAGCCTGGCGCATCAACCGATCGGCCTGCTCCAGCTCCCAGCGACACTGCTTGAGCGTGGCATAGCGGCTGCCCGGACGGCGCTGCTCGCGGATCTGCGCCAGCCGATCGGCATCGATGGTAAGGCCGAACAGACGATCCTTCCACGGCCGCAGCCGCGCAGGCAGCTCCAGCTTTTCGAGATCCTCGTCGGTCAACGGGTAATTGGCGGCACTGACGCCATAATGCAAGGCCATGTACAGGCAAGTCGGCGTCTTGCCCGAGCGGGACACCCCAACCAGGATCAGGTCCGCGTCCGCGTAATCCACATCGATGCCGTCATCGTGCGACAGCGCGTAATTGGTGGCATTGATGCGCGCCTCGTACTTCTCGAAGTCGATCAGGCCGTGCGAACGGTTCACCGCACCGGAGCGCTTGGCGCCAAGCTCCTCTTCCAGCGGCCCGATGAAGGGCGCGAACACATCCAGCATCAGCGCACCGCTGGCGGCGACGATGTCGCACAAGGAACGATCCGCCATGGTGTTCACCACGATCGGCCGCTCGCCCGTCTTGGCATAGTGCGTCTTGATCCGCAACGCGGCGTTCTCGGCCTTGTGCAGATTGTCGATGAACGGCAGGCGATGGCGGTCGAACTGGGTGTCCTCGAACTGGGCGAGAATGCTGTTGCCGATTGTCTCGGCCGTAATACCAGTGGAATCGGAGATGAAGAAGACCGTGCGCTGCATGGGTGGCCCGATGGTTGTCGGAAGATGTCCGGCGCACCTTAGCGCATGCCGATACCACCTGTCTTTGCTGGACTTGAGCT
This window of the Dyella sp. A6 genome carries:
- a CDS encoding DUF1249 domain-containing protein, with the translated sequence MSAVLDSRTSLLPGRFEFLMGLYAENYHRLVRLFAPQELVPGEYLSDVSDGLPLHLVVQERHPYTLELEMTYGFVDAQTGHRSPSAQLRVYTDAHVAEALHCHPGRHLWQVLGPFPPAHTVFQHRLQMNGFLSRWLEYLGGQGHSTATLQRCRASE
- a CDS encoding pyruvate, water dikinase regulatory protein; the encoded protein is MQRTVFFISDSTGITAETIGNSILAQFEDTQFDRHRLPFIDNLHKAENAALRIKTHYAKTGERPIVVNTMADRSLCDIVAASGALMLDVFAPFIGPLEEELGAKRSGAVNRSHGLIDFEKYEARINATNYALSHDDGIDVDYADADLILVGVSRSGKTPTCLYMALHYGVSAANYPLTDEDLEKLELPARLRPWKDRLFGLTIDADRLAQIREQRRPGSRYATLKQCRWELEQADRLMRQAGLPCLNTTHVSIEEIASKIFDRFGIERTMF